The following are from one region of the Eubacterium sp. MSJ-33 genome:
- a CDS encoding VOC family protein, whose product MKIKNPMLVVTDINKSLEFYIKVLGLHVIMDFGANKTLTGGLALQTLETWNEFIGTDNVSFGSNSSEVYFEEDNFDKFADRLKKYDVEYVHPIKEHSWGQRVVRIYDPDKHIIEVGENIKVVCKRFLDSGMTPEQVAERMDVPMKFVNACIR is encoded by the coding sequence ATGAAAATAAAAAACCCTATGTTGGTAGTAACGGATATTAATAAGTCATTGGAATTTTATATAAAAGTTTTGGGGCTTCATGTAATTATGGATTTTGGTGCAAATAAGACTTTGACAGGTGGTTTGGCACTGCAAACACTTGAAACTTGGAATGAATTTATTGGTACAGACAACGTTTCATTCGGTAGTAATAGTTCTGAAGTATATTTTGAAGAGGATAACTTTGACAAATTTGCTGATAGACTGAAAAAGTATGATGTGGAATACGTCCATCCTATCAAGGAACATTCATGGGGACAGCGAGTGGTTAGAATTTATGACCCTGATAAACATATTATTGAGGTTGGCGAGAACATAAAAGTAGTTTGTAAACGTTTCTTGGATAGTGGCATGACACCAGAGCAAGTGGCAGAAAGAATGGATGTACCAATGAAATTCGTAAATGCTTGTATACGCTAA
- a CDS encoding MBL fold metallo-hydrolase, producing MKKTKLTVIVDNIPQGDIKGEWGLSILVEYEDKKILVDAGASGLFAENMKKLGFCMEDVDYATLSHAHYDHANGMVCFFKENRKAKFYLREGAKENCYAKKFFFRKYIGLPRNILTDYADRIEFATGDYRLCDGVYLIPHKTPGLQKIGKREMMYLKTPQGFVPDNFSHEQSLVLDTDKGLVIINCCSHGGAVNIIQEVMATFPDKKVYGLIGGFHLFNKSEAEIREVARKIKSTGISYVCTGHCTKERAYNIMKEELTDMLEQLHVGLTMEF from the coding sequence ATGAAAAAAACAAAATTGACAGTCATAGTGGACAACATTCCACAGGGCGATATCAAAGGGGAATGGGGACTTTCGATATTGGTGGAATATGAAGATAAGAAAATATTGGTCGATGCAGGGGCATCTGGTTTGTTTGCCGAGAATATGAAAAAACTCGGGTTTTGCATGGAGGATGTGGATTATGCGACGCTCAGCCATGCTCATTACGATCATGCAAACGGTATGGTGTGCTTTTTCAAAGAAAACAGGAAAGCAAAATTCTATCTCAGAGAAGGAGCAAAAGAAAACTGTTATGCCAAGAAATTCTTTTTCAGAAAGTATATTGGGCTTCCGAGAAATATATTAACGGATTATGCTGACAGAATTGAATTTGCAACCGGTGATTATAGGCTGTGTGATGGTGTGTATCTGATTCCACACAAAACGCCGGGGTTGCAGAAAATCGGTAAGCGGGAAATGATGTATCTGAAAACTCCGCAAGGATTTGTACCGGATAATTTTTCGCATGAACAAAGTCTGGTACTTGATACGGACAAGGGGCTGGTCATTATTAATTGCTGTTCGCATGGCGGTGCGGTCAATATCATTCAGGAAGTAATGGCAACATTTCCGGATAAAAAGGTCTATGGCCTAATCGGTGGTTTTCATCTGTTCAATAAGAGTGAAGCAGAAATAAGGGAGGTTGCACGAAAGATAAAAAGTACGGGAATAAGCTATGTTTGTACCGGTCATTGTACGAAGGAGAGAGCGTATAACATAATGAAAGAGGAATTGACAGATATGTTGGAGCAACTTCATGTGGGGCTTACAATGGAGTTTTAA